The stretch of DNA CGGGGAATGCATCCCTAAAAAAACCAGATATTCTCAACAAAACATCAACTCTTGGGCGTTTGAGTTCTAAGGTTGAAATAATCTCGAAATCAATCACCCTCCGATTTGCCCCTTGCCAAATAGGGCGCACTCCAATTAATGCTAATGCCTGTGAAATATCGTCTCCACCAGTACGCATGGTAGAAGTTCCCCAAACGGAAATACCAATAGAGGTAGGATAAGTCCCTTCTTCTTGTAAATACCGACTAATGATATTATCGGCGCTTTTTTTGCCCAATTCAAAAGCATGGGGAGAGGGTATTGTTCGGATGTCAACAGAGTAAAAGTTACGCCCTGTTGGTAGAATATCTAAACGTCCACGTGTTGGAGCTCCCGATCCTCCTGATGGGACATATCCAGCATCCAAACCATTCAATAGGTTGGTTATTTCTGATTGAGTTGCGTTTAATTTGGGCAGTGTCTCTTCTTTAATACTTACTAGGACTTGTTGCGTGTATTTTCCTAGGCTATCCATTACCAATTCCCCCTCCAAAAGTGCTTCAATTAACAATTTACTTTTGAGTTCTAACCATTCCACCGCTTGCCCGATAGTTCTACAGTCCATGCCATTTAGTGTTACTTTAAGCACCGTTTCATAGGCCGTATCTAAAGGATCAAAGTCCAAGCCCATATCTTTAGCTAATGCTTGGGTAAGTCCCATTTGCCTAGCTTGGGGCAATCGATGTAAAGCCAAAATTAGGTCGCTCAATTTTTCTCCTTTGGGCATTTGTCCAAAAATATGCAAACCTCCTCGAATTTGAGCCTCTTTCAATTCACAAAGATAACCATCAATAACTTCCAATAATGTTTCAATGTCCTTTCCATCACTATTTAAATCGACGCTCAGGTGAGAGCTTTGTACCAAATTTTCAATTTTATTTTTAATTAAATTGGCACGCTTTGGGTCTAAAAGCGCTGCTTCATAATATTCATCAATTAGCAATTCCAATTGCAATAAATCACCGTGGTTTTCTGCACGGGTCATAGGAGGAATCAGATGATCCAAGATAATCGCTTGATTTCTTCGTTTTGCTTGTGTTCCTTCCCCTGGATCATTAATAATAAAAGGATAAAAGTGTGGGATAGCTCCAAATACCATAGCAGGAAAACAACTTGAAGCACTTAGGGCTACACTTTTTCCTGGAAGCCATTCCAAATTACCATGTTTTCCTACATGCACAACAGCATCTGCATTAAATTTGTGTTGCACCCAAAAATAATAGGCTAAATAATCCTGTGTTGGTACCAAATCTGGAGAGTGGTAGGTCGCTTGCAAATCCATATTGTACCCTCGGCTGGGTTGAATGGAGACAAAGATATTTCCTAGGCATAGCCCTGGAATTAAAAACCATCCATTTCTGTAATTTACGGCAGAGGTTGGAGCTCCCCATTGCTCCTCAATTTTTGATCGAAGTAGGGGCGAAAGTTGTCCGTAATGATGTAAAAAGTCCGTTTCTGACAATAAAACTTGCGCTTCTTTTAATTGTGAACTGTGGATTTCATTTGTAATAAAAGAAGTCAACTCATCAATTAATTCCGTTGTATTTTGAGGAATTTTTGTTCCCAATTCATACCCTTTATCTTTTAAGGCTTTCAAAATTTCAAGCACCGATTGTGGAGTATCCAAGCCCACACCATTTGCCAAACGGCTATTTTTATTGGGATAATTAGGAACGATTAGAGCAATTCTTTTTTCTTTGGCGTTTTTTTGCCTTAGTTTGACCCAATTTGCAGCAAAGTCAGCAACAAATTGGCAGCCTTCTTTGTGGGGCTGGTACGCAACAATTTCTGAATCCGTTTGCTCATCTCGTCCCATTGATTCTTTAAAAGAAATGGCTGTAGTTATTATTTTACCATCCATTTCTGGCAACGCTATATTCATTGCAACATCAGTTGGAGGCAAGCCAAAAAGACCAGCTTCCCAAGTTGCTTTGTTGCAAGAAGCAAAAATTGCTTGGATAAGAGGAATGTTTAGAGATTCAAAAAAGGTTGAAGTCTCTGAACCATCAAACGAACTCAATGCAAAACCTGTCGTATTAATAAGTACTTGGGGCACTAAGTCATGGGCATTTAACAACTCTAAAATCGTATCATTAATTCTTTTATCCCGATAACTCAAGGCCATCAAAACAACAGGATAAAACCCCTTTAGCGCTAACATTTCAGACAAAACCTGTAAGGGCAATAAATTATTGGATAGATAATGTGTTCGGTAACTGGTGATAAGCGCAACAGGGCGCATAGAAGGTATTGCTTGGGATTGAGGACTCAGAATGCCTTGTTCGTAATGATACAAAAAGGAATGAGGAATACTCCGAATGGGTTGGATAGGATAAGTGGAATCGAATTGGGTATTAAAAATTAGTTTTAAGGCTTGCTCAACATTAAAAATTCCACCCGCAACAAAATATTTCCAAATTTCATCTACCAAAGTAAAGGGAATGGTAGAAAGTTGCATCAATTCCCAATCGGGTTGGTCGTGCCCAGGCAAGAAAATGAGTTCTATATCGGCTTCTTCCAAAAGTGCTATTATTGCTTCGCAAAAATAAGAATAATACGATTTTCCACCAAGCAAACGCATTACGATTACTTTGGCTTTGGACGCTACTTCTTCTAAATAAGTATCAATGGTTAATTCCTGCTTAAAGTACGTTAAATTGGCTAACCTCAAGCTAGGTAATTCCCCCTCAACATTCAAAGATCGATAAGCTTCATTCACTGCACTAATCTCAGTATCTCCAGCAGAAAGAAATATAAGGTCTCCAGCTTGTTGTTCTATATAAAAAACGCCATCGTCGTTCGGGTTCCATCCGCCTGGTATTGTAGAAATTAAGTGCATTTTATTGGTTTTTAATACTTTTAGTAAAGCAAATAATAAAACGCTACATATTGTTACCAATATGCAGCGTAGCGTAGTATAAATTAATTTAAATGACCCGCAATATCTCTACCGATAACAACCAATTGAGTTTTGCGTTCTTCTTCGTCTTTCCAAGCTCTATCAAAGTAATAATCAAAGCGATTTCCCACGCCTTGCAAAATCATACGCATAGGTTTGTCAGGGATATTTACAAACCCTTTGACCCTATAGATTTCATGTTTTTGAACGAGGTTCTGAAGTTCTTTAACCAATGTTTTAACATTGGGAGTAGTGGGATATTCTAAGATTTCTGTCGTAATGCTTTCATCGTGCTCATGATCGTGTCCATGTTCATGATGATGTTCGTGGATAGAATGTCGGGTAGATAAATCATCCTCCGCAGAAGCTCCCAATCCCAATAAGATGTCATTATCAATGATTCCATTGGCAATGGGAATAATTTTGACATTGGGGCGGGCTTTGGGAGACAAGGCTTCGACAACTGCTGTATATCCAGCATCATCAATCAAATCTCGTTTGCTCACCAACAGTAGATCCGCACAAGTCAACTGATCCAAAAATAACTCTTCTATAGGGGTTTCATGATCTAAGGAATCATCTGCCAAGCGTTGCTTCTGAACCTTTGCTCGATTGCAAAGCTCACCCGTTGCTACACCAACAGCATCCACTACCGTCACAACAGCATCTATTGTTATGTGTGGCTTTAGGTCTGGCCAATTTACGGCTCTAATCAAGGGTTTAGGCATTGCTAAACCAGAAGTTTCTATAATGATATGGTCAATATCATCTTTGCGCTCAATCAATTCTAACATAGAAGGCAAAAACTCCTCCTGCACGGTACAACAAATACAACCATTGGCTAGCTCAATTAAGTTGCAAGTTTCATCCCCACAGCCAGTGCGAATAATTTCACCATCGACACCGACTTCTCCAAATTCATTCACCAGTAAGGCCAAGCGTTTTCCATTGGCATTTTTGAGAATATTGTGCACCAGTGTCGTTTTACCAACCCCCAAAAAACCTGTTATTATTGTGATAGGTATTTTTCTCATAAGTATTCTATTTTTTGTTTTAATTAGTATTCATATCTATTTAGCAGTTCTGTTCTTTTTACGTTTGTATAGGAACAAATTCCATTTTTCTTCTGCCACGCCATGCTTGTCCATCTCAGCTCTAGCCATAGTGAAAAATAAATCGGATAATCGGTTGATATAAGCCAGAACATAGTCTTTTACACAATCTGGATCTTCTTGCATCAACGTAACCAAATTGCGTTCACCTCGTCTGATTTGTGTTCTACAGACATGACACAAGGCAGAAACTTCGTTTCCGCCAGGCAAAACAAAATAATCAGAGGGGCTACTCATAGCTTCTTCCATCTCATCCAGCCATTGCTCGCAAAAAGCGGCTCCATCTTTCGGCTCAGGGTTTGTGTTTTCTTTTTTTGAAATAGAAGGACGTGCCAGCCGAGACATCATATCCATCAAATCTTTTTGAATTCGATGCAAATTAGCTTGCCAAGCGTGTTCTTCTCCTAACTTAGCACGAAGTAAACCAATGGTTGAGTTAACTTCATCTAAGGTTCCAATGCACTCAATTCGAGGCGAATTCTTAAACTCTCTACTGCCTCCAAAAACACCTGTTTTTCCTTTGTCTCCTTTTCTAGTGTATATTTTCATAGTAATTTTTTATTCTTTAACTAACAACGCAGTTAATCGTGTGAAAAATTGAACTTCTAGTGCAACCTATTACAAGTTTGGATTTTAGATACGTTCCGTTAATTTCAGTAGTTTTTCCAATAAATCATCTGTTCCAAAATAGAGGTGGGCATAAGAAGCCAAAACATTTTTATAACTATAGATCATGGTATCAGCAGGTTGATTGCGGGCTGTTTTTGCAAAACCAAGATGAGGGGTGGAAGCATGGTTTAGTAGAGTCGAATAATGAAATTCATGTCCTTTAAATGCTAGATTATCCAAGTACATTGTTCGATAGCCTAGTTTGAGTTTCATCTGTTGCATAGAACTAACAAAATCAAAGCAACCTACCATTTTATATGCTTTGCCTTCTTTGTCTATAATTGCCTTTGCCAAATACATCATTCCTCCACATTCTGCCCATATTCGCCCACCATTAGCAGCATACTTTCGGACAGATGCCAACATAGAATGATTGGCAGACAGTTTATCCAGATAACATTCAGGGTATCCTCCTGGGAAATAAACAAAATCAGCAATTGGCAACTCCTCATCTTCCAATGGGCTAAAATAAACGACCCTGCCTTTTCGCTCAAAAGCTTTTATCGTTTGTTCATAACAAAAATTAAAGGCATTGTCCTTTGCCACAGCAATCTGAAACGAAGGGCGAAGGACGGATTTTTTTTCGCTTGTGTATGGTTCGGGAACGGATACCGTGCAATTTTCTAATAGTTGATTGAGATCAACGGTTTGCTCCAAAGCTTGGGAAAACCGTTCAATCAATGGATCGTAAGCCTCAATTTTGTCAATAGACAACCCCAAGTGTCGAGAGGGGATTTGAGCATCTTCCAAAGCAGGCAAATAGCCCAAAGCCGTTAAACCAACATCCTCACAAGCCTCTTTCAAAAAAGCATAATGAGAAGCCGTATTCACTCGATTAAAAATCACCCCAGCTATTTTTAAGGCTGGATCAAAATTCTTGAAGCCGTACAAAAGGGGAGCAACAGAATAAGCAGTTGCTTTGGCGTTCACAACAAAGACGATGGGAATGTCCAGTACTTTAGCTAATTCGGCGGTGCTACCTTCCGAACGTTTGGCACCATCAAATAATCCCATTACACCTTCTACACAAGCAACATCTGCCATTGATAGACAATCAAAATAACTTGCCCTAAGATCTGCCTTAGACATCATAAACAAATCTAAATTAACCCCCGTTTTTTGACCAGCAAGCTGATGAAATTTGGGGTCGATATAATCTGGACCACATTTGAAAGGTTGAGCAGAAATTTTTCGATTCTTCAACGCTCTCAGCAATCCTAAAGTGACGGTAGTTTTGCCAGCATTACTAGTTGGCGCAGCGATAATAAATTGTGCCTTTTTCATCAACGTTTACTTTACCTGTAAAGGAATGCCAGCAACCATAAAACTTAGTTGCTTGGCTTGTTTTGCAATATATTGATTAACCTCGCCATGCAGATCTACAAATTGACGAGTACTTGCCTGCATTGGAATAATTCCCATTCCAAGTTCAGCACTGACAATAAAAAGGGTTAGGTGCTGCTCAAACAAGCGTTTTAGCTCACTCAATGCAAATTTCTTTGCCTGCTGACTATCGTATTTATAAGCGTCAAAAACATTGGTCAACCACAATGTAATGCAGTCCAACAAAACCACCTTTGAAGGAAATGTGACTTGACTAATATTCAATAATTCTTCTTTATTAATCCAAGCTTCTGAGCGACCTTCTTGATGCAACATAATGCGCTTTTTATATTCCTCATCCCAGACCTTGGAGGTAGCAAGATAGATGGGACGTTTACAGTTTTCTAAGGCCAAGCGTTCCGCATAAGCACTTTTTCCTGAGCGTTGACCTCCCGTTATTAAATGAATTTCTGCCTGTTTCATTTCATTATGTTTAAAACTTCATAAGTTCCTTTTAATTGTTTTGCAAATTTTGCCCCCCAACCAATCTTAACCATCTCTTGCTCAGCATCCACAAAATGCAAAGCACTTACCAATTTACAATTCATTTGATAAGCCAAAACCAAGTCCTCCAATGTAGCTGCCTCTTTAGATTGAAAACGCCCATCACTTAGTATGATCAATTGATAATGTAGAGTGGGATTGATTGCCGTTAATTTTTTAATCGTTCTAAAAGCAGCCACTAGATTTGTTTTACCACCAGTCTCTACCGATTCTACGACCTCTAATAACTTATTGAGATCCTTAGAGCCTTCCAATTGTAGTTTTGCAGCACCATCAAAGAGTGTAATCAGAGAAAAAGTAGTGGGAGAATTCGCTTGCTTTTTTGCCCATTTTTTAATCAACCCTTTGGCATAAGCAATCACTTGCTGTTGAAGCATGGAACCACTTGAATCTAAGACAAAAATAAGTTGTTGCTTTGTTTTGGTTTCCTCTCTTTTATGTTTTAGCTCTAATTTAGAGGTGGCCAAATATTGCCCAACGGTTTTTCGTTTGTCAATCGTCTTTACAGCACTAGCCGTTTGTGCAATCCCTTTGGGAGCTTCTTTTTGCCGTTGTGGAGTTCCATTTTTAGATTTCCCACCGTTATGAGGCCTTGTTACTAGATGCTGATCGGGAAGTATTGCTTTGATTAGAGCGTTGGGCGCTTGCTGTTGAGGTTCACTTTGTTTTTCTTGTGAAGCTTTATTTTCTTCTTTTTCTTGTGGAGGAGGAGGGCTTGAATTTAAGGCATTGCTTCTATGATTCAATACCAAGTGCTGAATCGCATCAACATCTTCCGTTGTTGTTACTGTTCGCCCATTCAATGCTGTAAACGCTCTAGCCGTTTTTACCAATAAAATATCCGCTCTTAGTCCTTCTACTTGGTTGTTGAGTGCCAATTGCCCCGAATAGCTTAAAACTTCAGGTGACACCACAATAGAATTTAAGGCAGCTTTTGCCCTCAAAACTTCTTCTAATAACTCTTGTTCTTCTTGGGCATATTTTGCTCTAAATGCTGCGGCATCCTGATCAAATGCCAATCGCCGTTCTATCACTTTTACCCGTTGTTCTAAACATTGGGGCGTTTGAATAAAGACGCACAAACCGAAACGATCTTTTAACTGAGGACGCAAATCACCTTCTTCGGGATTCATAGAACCAATCAAGCAAAATTTGCTGTCCAGCTTTTTGGAAAAACCTTCTCGTTCTAAAAAATAATAACCCATGGAAGCAGCATCCAAAAGCATATCCATTAGATAATCATTTAAAAGATTGATCTCATCAATGTATAAAAAACCTCGATTCGCCTTAGCCAAAAGCCCCAATTGTAAATGCTCCTGCTTTTCATTGATTAATTTGCCCAAGCTAAGTTGTCCCAATAAACTATCTTCCGAGGCACCTATAGGCAAGTTGACAAAAGGAAAGGCATCTTGATTAGCCATCAAGTTGGCAAGAGAACGCACCAAGGTAGTTTTGCCCGTTCCCTTATCCCCAATAGCCAACACACCGCCCAATGTTGGGTCAATGATATTGAGCAGTAGGGCAAGTTTGAATGTTTCTTGCCCTACAATTGCTGTAAATGGAAATATAGCCGTCATCATGCTCCCATAATTGAATTATAAGTCCAATACAGACCAATTAAGATAGAAGCTAACCCCGCTAAGCCATTCATCCATTTAAAAATAGATATGTTTTTATCCAAAAAGCGACTCATTGTAACAATCAAGGTATAACTGTAAACGCCCATTGCAAAGATGATTCCTACCGATTCTATTACCAAAATCAGGATGGCTTCTGTAATGGTTGGTGCACTAATGACCAAGGCTGTTGTTAAGGCTCCACCTGTTCCTGCTAAGCCATGCAACATCCCAATCCAAAAGGAACGCTTAATCGGGTTCATTGAAATTTCTTCTCCCTGTTTTCCATGTAAATGAATGGGATTAGATGCATTGTGCTCATGGGCCTCTATAGCTTTGTGATCCTGCATCATTTCGTTGAGTTGGTAATTTCTTCGGATTGCCGTTATCCCCAACCAAAACATAATGGGACCAACCATCAATTCGGCTATATAAGAGATGTTCTCTACAAAATTAACCATGGTTGATCTAAAAATCAACGCAACCCCTCCAAATAACAATAGTGTAACAGAATGCCCAAAGGCCCATTGGGAGGCTTGCAAGACAGTCTTAAGGGATGCCCTTTCTTTTTTTATCGCTTTTTCTGAAGCCAAAACAGAAACCGCAGTAATGTGATCTGGTTCAAAAGAGTGTAGTACGCCCGCCATGAGAGGGCGAAGCATGTTGGCAAATGTCATAGTCGTTTGTATTTAATAAAATCGCCTTCTTTATGAATTAAAAAAAGGTCTAATTCTATTGGATTAAGAATTGTTTTACTTTGTTGATAACAACAGCTTAAAAGCTGTTGGTAAAAAGCTTCCTGTTCCTGAAAGGGAAAAATTTCAGGTAATCGTCCTGCCATATTAAGTTCCTTTATGGCGTTTTGTTGTTGCATATTATAGCCTGATTTTTGGGCTAGTCTCGCAATAAATTCCTTGTCCCAAGAAGAGACACAACTATGCGTATCCAACTGCCCAGCCGCTAATTTTACTGCCTTTCCCAGCATAATTCCAAGCGATACTTTTTGAATGGCCGAATGCCTTATTTTTTTTAAGGTTTCTCCAATCCAATTTCCATAATGTATAAAGGCCTGTTCTTTTAAATAAGGGAATAAAGCCCTTAGGTATTTTTCAGATCTTGCCCCAGAGTTAATGACCAGCTCTCGAATGCCATTGGCAACAGCGACATCAATTCCTTGCTCAATACTGGCAATATAAGAGCTAGAGGAATAGGGCTTAACAATTCCTGTTGTTCCTAGAATCGATAAGCCATTCATAATACCAACTCGCTCATTGAGCGTGCGCTTAGCCAACCGAACCCCATTAACAACAAAAACAGTTACACAAACGCCAAAATCCCAATCGGCATCGTGTAGTAACTTTTGTAAGGCAGCAACCATCATTTGCCTTGGAACAGGATTAATCGCAGCCTGTCCAACGGCTAATGACAAGCCTGGTAAGGTAACAGTGCCCACACCTTCGCCCGCAACAAACAAAACTTCTCCCTTCTTTTTCGTCAAGGTGATTTCGCAGCCTATTTCCGCCTTGTTGGTCACATCTGGGTCATCTCCAGCGTCCTTAATTACACTACATTTCGCCCATTCTTCTGTAAAAGCACAGGAATGAACGGGAATTGTCAATACTTTTTCGATGGGCAGAACTACCTGTACTTCCTTAGGGGGTGTTTGATGAATCATAGCCCACAACGCTGCTTTAGCCGCTGCCGTGGCAGAGGTTCCCGTTGTAAAGCCGTCCCTTAAAGGTCCTTCAGGTATTTTTCTTAAGCCCATTTTTTTATCTCTTCTAGCAACCGTTCTAAATTATTTACCTCTGTAAAATAGGGGGGCATTGGAGGGCGTTTTATAATAATAATTGGCAATCCAAGTTCTAAGGCAACAGCTATTTTGGTCGCCAAAAAACCGCTTCCTCCGCTTTCTTTTGTTAAAATAACCCCTGTTTGATAATCTTGATAAATAGCCTTTTCATCTGCGTTCTTTTTATTGGGATAACCTAAAATCAATTGAGAAGCAGGGAATTGGTGGTATGCTGCCAATTCAATAGAACTAGCTCGATCTAGTATTCTAAAAAAAGTTTTGTGCCGTTTCCAATAGTCCTCTAATTTGGGGATCGACTGCACGCCAGATAAAGCCATTAAGGTTTTCCCTGCAAATTGTTCGAACAGTAGCTTTAAACTCGTTGCATAATCCTTTGTATAATGCACCAATTTATTGCATTGGCGTTCTTCATAAACCCGCTCTAAGCGATACACTGGAACCGCCAATTGTTGACTAACCTTATCAATCGTATTGTGCAGCAAGGTGGCAAAAGGGTGCGCAGCATTAATAATCCACTTTATTGCATGCTGTTGGATATAATTAGATAAAGCCTGTTCATCCAAAGCACCAAAACGATAAATCCCCAAGCCATCTTCTTGATATTCTACGGCTGTCTTTGTCGAATAGTGATAGGGCTTCTTTACTTGCTTCATTAAGTCAAGCACCTGCCTGCCTTCTGTCGTTCCTCCAAAAATTAGAATCATAGCTCAATCAATTATTCTTTGAGTGTAAACTTTTTATTGGTTCTAAAAATATGTTTCCAATCAGGGTTATACAATTGAGATCTATTTTTACGAGCACCAATACAAGCACCAATAATGAATAAAACCGTCCGTGTTTTTTTGCTTTTTTTGACAATAGCCGCTAAGTTTTGCAGCGTTCCTTGATAAATTTCTTCATCCTTCCACGTTACCCGATAAAGTACTGCTACAGGCGTTTCTGGATCATAATGTTCTAATAATTGCGCCTCTACCTTCTTGACCAAAGTAGCACTTAGAAAAATGCACATGGTTGCCTTATGTTTAGCCATTTCTTCCAATTTTTCAGCCTCAGGCAAGGGCGTTTTTCCAGCTCCTCTAGTCAGAATAACAGACTGCACCACTTCAGGAATGGTGAATTCAGATTTTAAGGCAGCCGCAGCCGCACTAAAAGAAGAAATTCCAGGAATGATAAAATAGTGCATGCCCAAGTCATCAAAAATGGACATTTGTTCTTGAATGGCACCATAAAGAGAAGGGTCGCCAGATTGTAAACGAACAATTAAGTGTCCTTTTTCATAATGCTTTTGCATCAACGTAATTTGCTCTTCCAAGGTCATCATTGCTGAATTCATAACAACGGCTCCTGCTTTGCACCAATTCGTCATTTCCTCTGGCACTAAACTCCCTGCATACAGTACACAATCTGCTTGCTCTAAGTAATTCTTTCCTTTGACGGTAATGAGTAATTCATCGCCAGGACCTGCACCAATAATAGCAACAACTGCCTTTCGCTCTGCCATACGATCCAAGGCTAAAGCAAAGGTGAATTTCTCCCCATTCTCTAATAAAACCTTCTGTTTTTCTACCAAGAGGCTAGTTTGATTCGCCAAAAGCATCGCAGTAGATTCTGAAACACCATCAACACCAATTTTTGCCTGAACGACTTTACTAGGGTTCGGAACCTCAATGGTTTGTATAACTTCTCTTGTAAAAGTTTGGAAAGGAAGGTCGCATTCCTCTGAGAAGTCTACATAAGCCTGTTGTTTTGCTTTAATGTCCACCGAGCCAAAACATTTGAGGGCTGCGGGGGAGTATCCCTTTGCTTTTATGGATTCCAACAAGGTCGTTTTGAATTGTTCAGAATCTAAGGCTTTAGAACAACCTGTCCCAAGCGTTAACACTTTTGGATAAAAAGCAAGACAGGGGATTGTAGCCTTTATCAATCGAGGAGATACACAAATCAACAACTCAAATTTAGCGTAATCAATTGCTGTTTCTTTATAGAATACCGTGACAAAATCAGGCAAAGATTGCTCTAAATAAGCCGTTCCTTTGTCCTTTATTTCTAACAATAAAGCTGTTGGTTTTCTATTTACAAACAAAGCCATTAATGCTGTCATAGAGGACGTACAGGCTACCGTCCAATCAAACTGCTCCGCCAAAAGATCCAAGGCCCAAATTTGTTGCACATCACTAGCAGTAGAAAGAACCGCTTGGCTACCAAAAATAGCAGCTACTTTTTCTGCCAAGGCATTGGCTCCCTTTTTGTGACCACCAATAACAGATTGTACAAAGTAAGTTTGTTCGTCCATACAAATCACCGCAGGGTCTAATTCTTTCCCTTCTAGAAACGGAGCAATCATTCGCACACAGATTCCCATAGCACTGATAAAAACAATTCCATCCAATTGACTAAAGTATTGTTCTAAATACTCAGAGATAGAATTTACGCTAGATACGGTATCATAATTGTTTTCACGAGTAGTAATCAACAATGATTTAGGGAATTGCTTTTGCAATACAAGCGCTTTTTTTATGGCTTGATCCGTTACGGCAATAAAAACTATTTTTTTCATTTATTCTTTTTTGCTACCAAAACATGAATGGTATTGTGATCGTCAATAACTAGTTTCATTTTATCGCTCAGGCTATAATTTAGGTGCCCAAACGTTGCTAAAAATGTATTCAAAGAGCTTTCTAAGACAGTATTCATTACCACCGTAGCGCCTTCTATTAAATAAGCATCTAATTGTTTAATCAAAGTCTCTAAACGCCCACCATGACCACCAATAAAAACCGATTGCGGGGTGGGGAATGTCGCCAAATCCAAATCAAAAAAATCATGAATTAACACCTCAATTCCAGAGGTTTGCTGCTGTTCACAATTTTGTTGGATAATAGCGCCGCATTCCAAGCGTTTTTCAATGGCTAAAACCTCCAAATGAGGATAATGTCGTTTAGCGTCTATGGCAATTGCTCCAGTACAACTTCCTATATCCCAAAATGTATTCGCCTTATGCAATTCCAACAATTGTACGTTTAATAATCTTAGCGGCATTTTAGTAATCATTTTAGGGCGACCTGCTAAGGTTTTAAATGTGTTATCGGGCTGAGACAAAGCAAGTTTTCGGCTTTGAGTTCGAATGAGTAACACACAGTTTAAAGAAGCTGCCTTATAATTGCTTGCTTCTTTGAGTTCCAAGGTTGATATTTGTTCGTCATCGCCCCCTAAGTTTTCACCAACAAGCATTTTATAATTATCAACTCCATACCTCAACATCCGCTGAGCAATATGTGCTGGGCTGTGCTGTGCATCCGTCAAAATTCCAATAAGAGATTGATCAGAGCGCAATACTTCATCCAATTTTTTCCAAGGTCTACCATGTAGCGAAACCGCTAATAATTCATTGTAGGCAACTTGCTTTTTGTGACAAAGTAATTGGAGGCAATTAAAGGTTGGATAAGCCTTTAAACAAGTTGTTGGCATTAAACGTTTGAGCGTATTGCCAAAGCCATAA from Aureispira anguillae encodes:
- the cobM gene encoding precorrin-4 C(11)-methyltransferase; the encoded protein is MKKIVFIAVTDQAIKKALVLQKQFPKSLLITTRENNYDTVSSVNSISEYLEQYFSQLDGIVFISAMGICVRMIAPFLEGKELDPAVICMDEQTYFVQSVIGGHKKGANALAEKVAAIFGSQAVLSTASDVQQIWALDLLAEQFDWTVACTSSMTALMALFVNRKPTALLLEIKDKGTAYLEQSLPDFVTVFYKETAIDYAKFELLICVSPRLIKATIPCLAFYPKVLTLGTGCSKALDSEQFKTTLLESIKAKGYSPAALKCFGSVDIKAKQQAYVDFSEECDLPFQTFTREVIQTIEVPNPSKVVQAKIGVDGVSESTAMLLANQTSLLVEKQKVLLENGEKFTFALALDRMAERKAVVAIIGAGPGDELLITVKGKNYLEQADCVLYAGSLVPEEMTNWCKAGAVVMNSAMMTLEEQITLMQKHYEKGHLIVRLQSGDPSLYGAIQEQMSIFDDLGMHYFIIPGISSFSAAAAALKSEFTIPEVVQSVILTRGAGKTPLPEAEKLEEMAKHKATMCIFLSATLVKKVEAQLLEHYDPETPVAVLYRVTWKDEEIYQGTLQNLAAIVKKSKKTRTVLFIIGACIGARKNRSQLYNPDWKHIFRTNKKFTLKE
- the cbiE gene encoding precorrin-6y C5,15-methyltransferase (decarboxylating) subunit CbiE — its product is MDKLEQMVIYLIGIGNKKNPSFSPEVEALVKAGYYYSGGTRHYELVQDLLPAKHHWIPIKGKMENLVQKYRSLNASILIFVSGDPFFYGFGNTLKRLMPTTCLKAYPTFNCLQLLCHKKQVAYNELLAVSLHGRPWKKLDEVLRSDQSLIGILTDAQHSPAHIAQRMLRYGVDNYKMLVGENLGGDDEQISTLELKEASNYKAASLNCVLLIRTQSRKLALSQPDNTFKTLAGRPKMITKMPLRLLNVQLLELHKANTFWDIGSCTGAIAIDAKRHYPHLEVLAIEKRLECGAIIQQNCEQQQTSGIEVLIHDFFDLDLATFPTPQSVFIGGHGGRLETLIKQLDAYLIEGATVVMNTVLESSLNTFLATFGHLNYSLSDKMKLVIDDHNTIHVLVAKKNK